Proteins encoded by one window of Cryptosporangium minutisporangium:
- a CDS encoding SDR family oxidoreductase — protein MDCRGSTALITGASSGLGAAFAEALAARGAGVVLVARSTGALEALAERLRAAHGVRTDVVTQDLTTPDAAEAVRAETDRRGLTIDVLVNNAGFGSAGRFDRMDPERAQREILLDVNAVVGLTHAYLPGMVERRNGAVLNVASIAAFQPTPYMSIYGAAKAFVLSFGNALWQEYRSLGVRVTTLAPGPVATNFFEVVGTEAVMVGSPLPAEVVVDAALRGLDHNRPVVVPPVGGTHLCSSSTG, from the coding sequence ACTGATCACCGGCGCCTCCAGCGGACTGGGCGCGGCGTTCGCCGAGGCACTCGCCGCCCGCGGAGCCGGCGTCGTCCTGGTGGCTCGCTCCACCGGGGCGCTGGAGGCCCTCGCCGAGCGGCTACGCGCGGCCCACGGCGTCCGCACCGACGTCGTCACCCAGGACCTGACCACCCCGGACGCGGCCGAAGCCGTCCGAGCCGAGACCGACCGTCGCGGCCTGACGATCGACGTACTGGTCAACAACGCGGGATTCGGTAGCGCCGGCCGGTTCGACCGGATGGATCCCGAGCGCGCGCAGCGGGAGATCCTGCTGGACGTCAACGCGGTGGTCGGCCTCACCCACGCCTACCTGCCCGGAATGGTGGAGCGGCGGAACGGCGCGGTCCTGAACGTCGCGTCGATCGCGGCCTTCCAGCCGACGCCGTACATGTCGATCTACGGAGCCGCCAAGGCATTCGTGCTGTCGTTCGGCAACGCACTGTGGCAGGAGTACCGGAGCCTCGGGGTGCGGGTGACCACGCTCGCGCCCGGGCCGGTCGCGACGAACTTCTTCGAGGTGGTGGGGACGGAGGCGGTGATGGTCGGCTCCCCGCTACCGGCAGAGGTGGTCGTCGACGCGGCGCTGCGTGGGCTCGACCACAACCGGCCCGTCGTGGTGCCCCCGGTCGGCGGAACGCATCTCTGCAGCTCGTCAACCGGCTGA
- a CDS encoding response regulator transcription factor: protein MIRVLIADDQALVRLGLRALLENEPDMEVVDDVADGLAAVAAATRTRPDVILMDVRMPGIDGIEATRRIVAAPETADTRIVVLTTFEIDEYIFDALRVGASGFLLKDTRPAELLDAIRQVLTGGALLSPSVTRRVVKTFVDRPTRTSRPHPQWTSLTDREQEIAALVADGLSNDEIADRLVISPATVRTHVGRAMVKLNARDRAQLVVFTYQSL from the coding sequence GTGATCCGGGTCCTGATCGCCGACGACCAAGCGCTGGTGCGCCTGGGGCTGCGCGCGCTGCTGGAGAACGAGCCCGACATGGAGGTCGTCGACGACGTCGCCGACGGGCTCGCCGCGGTCGCGGCGGCCACCCGAACCCGTCCGGACGTGATCCTGATGGACGTCCGGATGCCGGGTATCGACGGGATCGAGGCCACCCGGCGGATCGTCGCCGCGCCGGAGACCGCCGACACCCGGATCGTGGTGTTGACGACGTTCGAGATCGACGAGTACATCTTCGACGCTTTACGCGTCGGTGCGTCCGGTTTTCTGCTCAAGGACACCCGCCCGGCCGAGCTGCTGGACGCGATTCGGCAGGTCCTCACTGGTGGGGCGCTGCTCTCGCCGTCGGTGACCCGCCGGGTGGTCAAGACGTTCGTGGATCGGCCCACCCGGACGTCCCGGCCGCACCCGCAGTGGACGAGCCTGACCGATCGGGAGCAGGAAATTGCCGCGCTGGTGGCGGACGGCCTGTCGAACGACGAGATCGCCGATCGGCTGGTGATCAGCCCGGCGACGGTCCGGACCCACGTCGGACGGGCCATGGTGAAGCTCAACGCCCGCGACCGAGCGCAACTAGTCGTTTTCACCTACCAGTCGCTCTGA